Proteins co-encoded in one Garra rufa chromosome 21, GarRuf1.0, whole genome shotgun sequence genomic window:
- the LOC141296246 gene encoding apoptosis regulatory protein Siva-like has product MPKRSYPFSESFSSQYKVHVGQKEINNCGVFGLKYRQEIYEKTKNLLFNGTKAVMGRIWKADGEEKRSDVLVSDQTAVSPAPGQQTLLKGQTRIGLDGRLQKVNAASGCAAAPTTCCVCQRVSGSRKPCSQCERPACAACIQQCNSCSDRCCSLCTVTDYSERYERILCCGCSS; this is encoded by the exons ATGCCTAAACGCTCCTATCCGTTCAGCGAGAGCTTCTCCTCTCAGTATAAAGTTCATGTTGGCCAAAAGGAGATCAACAACTGCGGAGTTTTTGGACTCAAGTACCGACAAGAGATTtatg AAAAGACCAAAAACCTGCTCTTTAATGGGACCAAAGCCGTGATGGGACGAATCTGGAAGGCAGATGGAGAAGAGAAGCGGTCAGACGTGCTCGTGTCTGATCAGACCGCTGTATCGCCGGCTCCTGGACAGCAAACGCTTCTCAAAGGACAAACGCGCATCGGGCTGGACGGACGATTACAGAAAGTGAACGCTGCTTCAG GTTGTGCAGCGGCTCCTACAACATGTTGCGTGTGTCAGAGGGTCTCTGGTTCGAGGAAGCCGTGCTCTCAGTGTGAGCGTCCTGCGTGTGCAGCGTGCATCCAGCAGTGCAACAGCTGCTCTGACCGCTGCTGCTCCTTATGCACCGTCACAGA TTACAGTGAGCGTTATGAGCGTATCCTCTGCTGTGGCTGTTCATCCTGA
- the zbtb42 gene encoding zinc finger and BTB domain-containing protein 18.2, whose translation MEFPDHSRQLLQRLSQQRHQGFLCDCTVLVGETRFRAHRAVLASCSMYFHLFYRDQLDKRDVVHLNSDIVTAPAFGLLLEFMYEGKLELGTLPFEDVLAAASYLHMYDIVKVCKGKLKDKELCEAASDTDCGGQKANGHPDGSPDLVGVNYVSAEAEACVRTAGKTKADVSSSAVGASQRSRASDDTDRALDLSFKPLSSRDAFHPSYVSGQLALDSQQQGTEPLVKDEHDLLSEQEDADPVSPESQRFGNSARSSVVTGFAALFPDNKATASLLPPDDDLMEEEEEEEGLRVRSERQLGDSEGEDEDDLASSDISTSSGVLLPPGGQQVCVCPLCSKVFPSPHVLQLHLSSHFREKDGVRSKLSPDGSVPTCSQCGKTFSCMYTLKRHERTHSGEKPYTCGQCGKSFQYSHNLSRHAVVHTREKPHACKWCERRFTQSGDLYRHIRKFHCGLVKTLAIG comes from the coding sequence ATGGAGTTCCCAGACCATAGCCGCCAGTTACTGCAGCGCCTGAGTCAGCAGAGACACCAAGGCTTCCTCTGCGACTGCACGGTGCTGGTGGGAGAGACGCGATTCAGAGCGCACCGAGCCGTGCTGGCCTCCTGCAGCATGTACTTCCACCTCTTCTACCGGGACCAGCTGGACAAGAGGGACGTGGTGCACCTGAACAGCGACATCGTGACGGCGCCGGCGTTCGGCCTGCTGCTGGAGTTCATGTACGAGGGAAAGCTGGAGTTGGGCACGCTCCCCTTCGAGGACGTCCTGGCGGCCGCCAGCTACCTGCACATGTACGACATCGTCAAGGTGTGCAAAGGAAAGCTGAAGGATAAGGAGCTGTGCGAGGCGGCGAGCGACACAGATTGCGGCGGGCAGAAGGCGAACGGTCACCCCGACGGGTCCCCGGACCTTGTAGGTGTCAATTATGTGTCAGCCGAGGCCGAGGCCTGCGTCCGAACAGCTGGAAAAACAAAAGCTGATGTCAGTAGTTCGGCCGTCGGCGCGTCCCAGAGGTCCCGGGCGTCGGATGACACGGACCGCGCGCTGGATTTGTCTTTCAAGCCTCTGTCGAGCCGAGACGCCTTCCACCCCTCCTACGTCTCGGGACAGCTGGCCCTCGACAGCCAGCAGCAGGGCACCGAGCCACTTGTTAAAGACGAACATGACTTGCTGTCAGAGCAGGAGGACGCTGATCCGGTGAGCCCGGAGAGCCAGCGCTTTGGGAATAGCGCCAGGAGCTCGGTGGTGACAGGGTTCGCTGCCCTCTTCCCCGACAACAAGGCCACGGCTTCGCTGCTCCCTCCGGACGACGACctgatggaggaggaggaggaggaggaggggctGCGCGTGCGCTCCGAGCGCCAGCTCGGGGACAGCGAGGGCGAGGACGAGGACGACCTGGCCTCCTCGGACATCTCCACGTCCAGCGGGGTTCTTCTCCCGCCTGGCGGCCAGCAGGTCTGCGTGTGCCCGCTCTGCAGCAAGGTCTTCCCGAGCCCCCACGTGCTGCAGCTCCACCTCAGCTCGCACTTCCGCGAGAAGGACGGCGTCCGCTCCAAGCTCTCGCCCGACGGCTCCGTCCCCACCTGCTCGCAGTGCGGCAAGACCTTCTCCTGCATGTACACGCTCAAGCGGCACGAGCGCACGCACTCCGGCGAGAAGCCGTACACCTGCGGACAGTGCGGGAAGAGCTTCCAGTACTCGCACAACCTGAGCCGGCACGCCGTGGTGCACACTCGCGAGAAACCGCACGCGTGCAAGTGGTGCGAGCGGCGCTTCACGCAGTCTGGAGATCTCTATCGGCACATACGCAAGTTCCACTGCGGGCTTGTTAAAACGCTCGCTATCGGGTGA